The genomic region TATGAGGAAGGTGGTCCTTTGTGATATATGCCTATGAGGAAGGTGGTCCTTTGCGATATATGCCTATGAGGAAGGTGGTCCTTTGCGATATATGCCTATGAGGAAGGTGGTCCTTTGCGATATATGCCTATGAGGAAGGTGGTCCTTTGCGATATATGCCTATGAGGAAGGTGGTCCTTTGCGATATATGCCTATGAGGAAGGTGGTCCTTTGCGATTTATGCCTATGAGGCGGTGGTCCTTTGCGATTTATGCCTATGAGGGAGGTGCTCCTTTGCAATTTATGCCTATGAGGAAGGTGGTCCTTTGCGATATATGCCTATGAGGAAGGTGGTCCTTTGCGATATATGCCTATGAGGAAGGTGGTCCTTTGCGATTTATGCCTATGAGGAGGTGGTCCTTTGCGATTTATGCCTATGAGGAGGTGGTCCTTTGCGATTTATGCCTATGAGGAGGTGGTCCTTTGCGATTTATGCCTATGAGGAGGTGGTCCTTTGCGATTTATGCCTATTGTGATATATGCCTATGAGGAGGTGGTCCTTTGTGATTTATGCCTATTGTGATATATGCCTATGAGGAGGTGGTCCTTTGTGATTTATGCCTATTGTGATATATGCCTATGAGGAGGTGGTCCTTTGCGATTTATGCCTATGAGGAGGTGGTCCTTTGTGATTTATGCCTATTGTGATATATGCCTATGAGGAGGTGGTCCTTTGTGATTTATGCCTATTGTGATACATGCCTATGAGGAGGTGGTCCTTTGCGATTTATGCCTATGAGGAGGTGGTCCTTTGCGATTTATGCCTATGAGGAGGTGGTCCTTTGCGATTTATGCCTATGAGGAGGTGGTCCTTTGCGATTTATGCCTATGAGGAGGTGGTCCTTTGAGATTTATGCCTATGAGGAGGTGGTCCTTTGCGATTTATGCCTATGAGGAGGTGGTCCTTTGCGATTTGTGCCTATTGTGATATATGCCTATGAGGAGGTGGTCCTTTGCGATTTATGCCTATGAGGAGGTGTCCTGATGTGGTCTCATTATCAGACATTGCCCCTCTCCCTCCTTTTATAGGTAGATGACTGGAAGTCCAAGAACCAGATTCTGAGGAATCAGCTGCGGCAGCATGGAATTGTGGGAGCGGGGGGTGCAGACCCCCAGTGAGGAGAGATTGGAGTGATGAGGACGCAGAGCATTGGCCTTATCAATGGCTGGCACCGGATACCACACCGCAATTCATTAATGGAAGGTTTACCACATTTTAAGGCAAACTGAAGATTTGTCATTCCACGGAAGGCAGGAGCTATTGGCCAGAACTGCTCAAACCCGCAACAAAACAACAGGACTCAGACTCTCAGTAGTTGACCAGGGGTACTTTGTGTAGATCCCTTGATCACCTCTAGGCAAAACCATCTGGCCAGATATGAGTGTAAATTTATTACATACGAAACCTTTTTCCCCAACTTCCTTTTAATGCTTTTGTTAACAGTAAATATATGGAGAGACTTTGAATGTCCTGATGTGCCGATCAAAAGCCGCCATCGGCAATTAACTGGAAACACCGGCCTGACCATCATCCAGAATGTTTTTCAGATCAATTGGGGATTTGAATGCGGATTGTCTGCAGATTCATAACCACCTCTTCTAAACACCGGTATAAAGCATCTTCATCTTTGAGACATCCACAGATGCAGCAAAAATTGACTAAGTAGGGTCAGTGTATAGTAAACACAAGTTTGTAAATTCCATGAAAGTTTTTACCTGAGCACACATAATCAGTGGTACAAGGATTTTTGGCAGTGCTCATCAACATCTGTACCTTGTATGGAAACAATACAATTTGTACAGTTAATATTGGGTTTCTCTCTTGTAAATTATTTTGACCGCCATCACTGGCTCAGAAGGTGTGCCCTGCTCTCTGAGGATCCATTCCCCCGAAGATTGGACCGCAGTTTGTACGAAGCAGCTGGCGGTTCTTCCTGCCCGGTACTAACATGACCCCTCCGCCCCCCCTGCATGTACATGGCTGCAAGACCGACTTATGGACTCTTATTTTAATAACTTTAGTGAAGCTGAAATGTCGTAACGAAAGGCATATGAGGGGAGAAAATGATTTGCGATATGATTTATTATGTAACTGGGCTTCATCCCTTTTCTAGGTACTCCGCATTTTGTCTTTGCTCTGTCTGGTGGTCCGTTTTCTTATTTGCACCGTGTGCCATAACCACAGATACAAAGTTATTTATATGTTAATATTTCAAGTCATTTCAACTTCTATTACCTTTTCCAAACGAAAACCATATGACGTAAGCTTGCGAACTGGACATACATTAGCATTGCCGCCTTCCGTGTCAATAGCTGTATTGTACTTTGATCTATTTCAATAAAGATCACTTGCGTTTGTTCTGTCTTTGTATTTCACGGACATCCTCCGGGACTCCCGTATCGGTATTTGCTTTTCGCCCCGAGGATATACTGCCCATGACACCGGTGACAGTAAACGGGCCCCCCGATTAacaaccccccaccaccaccaccacctgtccCAGGTGCAGCGCCAGAGGGGCGTTTATCACCGCCTGCCCGCGGCTCACGGATCAGTTTCGCTCCTCCGCCGAAACACAGTGGATCAGTTTCCTGGCTGCGCTCGCAAACATGATATCGCGCTACTTCTTTTATCTTGTTTTATCGGCCACCGGTAAGAAACATATTTAGTTATAATTTATCGGACTAAAACAACTGTGTTGGAATTTCCAACTTTGCGGGCCTTATATTTCTCTTTCCCTGGTTTCACGCTTTTTATCATCTATTCAGTGTAACTTGAGCTGCTGAAGGCGATACATTCATTATTATTGTCAAATCCaacttttttatttctttttttaaaacgcGGACACCAGCTTCTCAGTCTCTTGCCGCTGTTTGCTCTGTTGTATTCGGTTCTCTTTTGTCTTTAATTTGCTTTCTAGAGTTTCATGTAAGATGGGTGCTGTTTACTTAGGTTATTTGAATATAAGTAATGTGTTGGGTCTCAATGGATTTAAACACAATCGGTTATTttgaacaatgtaatttgtacCCCTTGGAAAGATTGTAAATTTTTGGAAAACACGGTTTCCAGTGCTATTTAACATTGGACAAGAAATCGTTCACCTTCATTTTAATAAGGTTtcaaacacattttatttttatttaagccCAACATTCACTTCCATGCTGTCTTGATTACAGAATACCCTTATTTCCAAAATGGCGCCGGTGGGCTGCTTGATATTTACTCGTCTTTTAAGAATTTTTTTCCTCCACAGAACAATCCAGTTTAAATGCAGATTATTTAAAATATGTTGCATTCACTGTATGTGCAATCTGTTGGGTAACGTAAACGGATATTTCTATACTGCCTATATTTCTCGTTCCTGCTTCTCTGGTGACCCTTGCCCACCGGAACTCGCCCCACCTATGAATGTCTGGCAGATCAGGGAGTTGTAGGTCTCCTGGTACAGGCTCTTGTTTACACTCTGAACCTCTCTGTGAGTAAGTCGCTTtaatcagcttccttgtgtttggTGAGACTGTGAGTGACATCCGCGTGCAGCTGGAAGGCCTGTTGGTCTCCTAACTCAAACTTTCGTTTCtcaaacttatttgtcctggggaCCAGTCATGTCAGGCTTCGGGGGTGCAGGGCCCTGCATAAACGACCATCCCAACCCCCCCGCAGATGCGTATccgcatagatagatagatagtattattattattattgttattataccTGACCTGATATGACTGAATTTTCATTGGGGCAGAAGCGAGGCTCAGCGGACTGGCAGGAACCCTCTCATGGACCGGCACCGGTCCGCGGCCCATAGTTTGAGAAATGCTGTCGTAACTGACTAAAGGTCTTCACTAGGCAATTCTGCATCCCTAATTCAAAAAGGACTACAGTACATAGTCATGCTATACTAATCTCATACAGCCGTCTTGGGAAGGTGACTGGTTGGGATGCAGTGATTGCATTTTCACTGGCTAGTCCTGGTTGCAAGTTTTATTAAAGCCTGACCTGCCGATACTGATCCTGGCTGATTccgattatttatttatttatttattttaagtgcAGTAATAATTAGTAGACTAAACATTTGAACACTTCTTTAATGAACTTAGGTTTCTGCAAgcataatattttaaataaccttttCAAACAAAAATGGCTCCAGATGTTTTGTGGCACTTCCTCCATAGACAATTTTGGACGCTGTAGTTTCTGGGCTGTGTCACAGCCATAGAAAGCAGGGTGGCTTACTCAACATATTCATATTCATTTTTCCAGTACTagatgactgactgactgaggtGAACTGATGGCTTGTATAGTGTGGCTGACATCAAGCTCTGCGTTTGTGTGAATAGCCTGGAATTAACTAATAATCTGCCTGTATTTGGTTGGAGTGGGAACTGGCAGTGAcctccatccatattatattgaTATGTTTCCTGATTCGATATGtgtcacatttttaaaatagattTTGCCGAAGAGCATTTCAGGTTTGCATTTATAGTAAAAACCAGGGCTGTGACGATGCATATATTTGCCGTGTGCCTTGTAGTTACAGCATTCTCAGTTTGGAGCATACAGTGAAACTAATGGTTTTGATACAGGTGAAACCTGAATTCACTAGTAGATGTTCAACATGgaaaaaattatgcaaattgtGTGTCTGTTTGGAGCAGCTAGTGCTAGAGAGCTCAGAGATCCTCCCACATCACTCACAGCAGGTTTCGGGAACACTTTGGCTTCCCAATCAATTATGCCAACACCAGAGACAAAGAGTAGCTGAAAAGCCTAAGAATGTCTGTCAGTTCTGTTTTACCAAACACAATCTGAGGCAAATCAGAGCTCGATGGCCGTAGTTGCCGAGGTGTTTCGCAGACACCTGCCAAATATCTAGCAGGCTACTTATCTAACCCTATCAGCAACTCCAAATCCTGAAGCTTGAAAAGCGTTGCGACTAGCAATGAGTCCGGCAACGAGCTACAGCCAATGGGATTAACTGCCAATGAGTGTGACGAGAAGCTTTAGCCAATGAGAGTGACTGGTAATTAGTGCAGCGATGAGCTACAGCTAATGAGAGTGCAAGACACGGGGTGAGGTGAAACCCAAGGGAGGGGTATAAAAAGGTGGATATAGTTTGTTTAGAAATTGTTCTTGGTGTTCAGGGAAGAGGAATAGGGAACTCCAATGAAATTTTACATTTAACACACTtctggttacttgtggttactTGTGGCTTTAAATTGAGATCGTGCCGCACACACTTACTCATTCAGGATTCACACTTGTGCATGTCAGTCCCCTAacaaaatctgcctgtgaacaTAATTTCAGTAACCCATGCTTAAACTGGTGTTTAtaaatcgattttttttttttaaactcccacGGCGACATTAAAGTCACTGCTTATGAAGAATCGTAATTTGTAACAGAATCGATtcctcccccccagccccctaaTGTTTGCCATTTTCTCCCTGTCCTCATAGCCACCTGGGCCTTCTCAGTGTCCACGTCAACTCCTTccctcagtgtcccagaatACCAAGGTTTGTTACTGGATTTTTATTCTTAGTAAAGAGAAACCAGTAACTGTGTAGGTTTTGTCTAAACATGAGGCAGATGTTTTCTCTTCATCTTCCTCTCTTCGCTTTTCACTTCTTATTGGTCTGCTTGTTCCCAGGAGCTGATTTGAAGTGCAGCTATACTGCAGATTTTAGGACTCCACGGGTTGAATGGAAATTCAAGGATTTGCAAGGGTCTCAGGTGTTTGTCGTCTTTGACAATAATCCCACTGGTAAGCTGATGCTCTAGACTTGTTTGGCCTGCAGGAAGCCGTCGTTCCTGTGCGTCTGAACGTGCGGGAATTAACAATCGCTGGAGACATGGCTTTTTTCATGCAGTGCTTCTGTGTAGGGAAAACAGGACAACGTTCTTTGGGAGTTACCGTTCTGTCTTTGGTTTCCTCAGAAAACTACAAAAGCCGAGTGCAGCTGTACAAAGATGGGCTGATGCTGAAGGAGGTTACGCGCAGAGACACTGGGGAGTACTTCTGCGAGGTGTCCTCTGGCGATATATATCGCAGTGCTGTAATAAACCTCACTGTGGAAGGTGGGCGCTATAGAAAGGATGTTGACGGCTCACACAAAGGTTGCAGAACGTCAGCAGATGTGTATTTGGTCTTCGGCAGAAGAACGTGAGACAGGAAGGGATCTTTCTAAGACCTCTGCTCCTGTCCttgcagtgccctctgctgtgcCGATCTGCGGTGTCCCTTCATCTGTGACCACAGGGTCATATGTGGTGCTTACCTGCTATGACCCGGATGGATCTCCACCATCTACTTACAAATGGTTCAAGGACGAGGCCC from Brienomyrus brachyistius isolate T26 chromosome 17, BBRACH_0.4, whole genome shotgun sequence harbors:
- the LOC125712294 gene encoding junctional adhesion molecule A-like isoform X1 codes for the protein MISRYFFYLVLSATATWAFSVSTSTPSLSVPEYQGADLKCSYTADFRTPRVEWKFKDLQGSQVFVVFDNNPTENYKSRVQLYKDGLMLKEVTRRDTGEYFCEVSSGDIYRSAVINLTVEVPSAVPICGVPSSVTTGSYVVLTCYDPDGSPPSTYKWFKDEALLPENPNMFQDFKNFSYILNPKEGTLAFPSVTKADTGRYYCMASNGIGPVQSCAAQMMAVRDVNVGAIVGGVIVALLLVLLLGLGLWFAFQKGHFSANTRLGTLVPWKEPWTERMMLILSKSHRLLCEFYWNGVCVCVCVCVCVWGGGG
- the LOC125712294 gene encoding junctional adhesion molecule A-like isoform X2, translating into MISRYFFYLVLSATATWAFSVSTSTPSLSVPEYQGADLKCSYTADFRTPRVEWKFKDLQGSQVFVVFDNNPTENYKSRVQLYKDGLMLKEVTRRDTGEYFCEVSSGDIYRSAVINLTVEVPSAVPICGVPSSVTTGSYVVLTCYDPDGSPPSTYKWFKDEALLPENPNMFQDFKNFSYILNPKEGTLAFPSVTKADTGRYYCMASNGIGPVQSCAAQMMAVRDVNVGAIVGGVIVALLLVLLLGLGLWFAFQKGHFSGKGDGKYKAGHIGPVERTVDREDDVDFKQKSSFVV